The DNA segment atatatatatatatatattttaataccaTCAACTAAATACTAAACGCTAAAACACTCTAACAAACATACATATTCAATAGAAAACACAGATCACAATCCCAAATAGCAGGGCCAGGCCCATTATAAATTCCTCGATGTCCTCGGCCTTAGGCCCATTAGATTTGTTGATCTGATAGAAGTCCGAAAACTCCGGTAAGTTTAGCTCCGTCTTCTTCTCTCCGTCTCTCCGGACTCCCCGACCCAAAAGAAATATCCCACAAAAATGGAGTTTCTCCGCAAGTTCAAATTTCCCGCGAGATCCAAGTCCCCGATCTTCGTCTTTACAATCACCGGCCTAGCTATTACCGCCGTCACCAGCAGCGCCGCCGTTTCTGTTTCCCGGGACTCTGCTTCCGTTCATCACCCCAACAAAATCGCGACGGCGGTAGAAGGCGTCGTCCGTTCTTCTCGCGCTATCTACGCCGttcgtatttttttttctctttatctctattgttttaaatttttcgattcctttttaattgttttgagTTCTTATCTCATACTTTGCAGATCACTCTCACCGTCGCTGATTACAAGTATAGTTTGCGTAGAGTGACGTCGGATTCCGATGAGTACATACAGAGGTTAACAGAGGTTTGCAGTGTATTGAGTTTCCTGATTTGGCATAATAATAGTACTGATTCGCATAGTTCATGCCAATGCCACATTTGTTTGATGCTCTATATTACTTCTATGAGATGATTGATTTATTGTGATTTGATTATCAAACACTTTCTCCCCAATAAGTTACCTCAAAAGATAACATGTTGCTTTGTTAGTTTCTTTCTACTTATTGATGATAATAGTGTATGTGAAGTTATATTACTGTGATGAGATGATTGCTTATTCTTGTAACTTTATTATTTGTATACTACAAGAGCTATATGGTAATTTCGGTTCTATTATTGTAGGTTCATTCACGGTCAGCCAAACGAATTCTTAAACTGTGTGAAAGTAATAAAGGTTTCTATGTGAAAGCTGGTCAGTTCGTGGCCACGTTAAAGCTGGTTCCCAAAGAGTATTCCTTGGCCCTTTCCTCGTTGCAGGACCAGGTGTGAATACTAATAATGATTAGAAGTCTTTGTGTTTTCTCTTTTAAAACATATggaattgtttttgtttcaccAGAGATTTATGATTTTCTTGTGAATGTGAGAAACGATTCTGATTGTTTGTTCTAATTCTGTCATTGAAGGCAGTTCCTTGTAACTTCCAAGATATAAAACACGTTCTGACAAGCAATTTCGGTCGAAATCTCTCAGAGATGTAAGTATTATTCCAAATCCATCTGTGTAAGGCAAATCCACCAAGTGTCAAGACTCATTTTAACATCTCTTAATTAAAATGACagatttttatcttttgatgAGGAACCAATTGCGGCAGCATCTATTGCTCAAGTGCATCATGCTGTGTTAAAGGATCATCAGGAAGTAGCAGTAAAGGTTAATTCCTTTACAGTGATGAATGCGTTATTTTGCTTATGCTCTTTCTGACGAGACTCTCGACAATGATTTCATCATTCACTTGAGATACTTGAAAGATTGGTTTTTGAATAGTTTATTACCTTTCATTATTTACGATTACGCTTCTGAGTCCTGAAGATGTAAATCGGGCATACCACTGTCCTCCTGACAGCAGTAACCCAccagaattttaatttttattatttttgttgccCTTGAAATAGGTGCAGTACCCTGGATTGAAGCAGAACATGAAGTTGGATACAATGATTATGTCGTTCCTTTCAAAATCAGTTGTAAAGGTACATATGTTTCCTTGTTATCTCATATTCATACCTCTACTTTCTTGGCTAACAATTATTAAAGGAAGGAGTCAAACATATGATAATTAACTGAACATGCTTAGATTTGGAGTTTGAGTAGTATGACTGCAGTAGTTTATGCTGCCTTGTGAAAAGTTTGGGAAGTGTTTCGTAGAGCCAATGATGCAAAATGTTGTGCGTAGTCATATTATGAGGACTTCATTTTGTTATTTCCTTCTAACTTCATTACTTCAGCGCTAGTTGTGACATTTTCTTGAGTTGTTGTCGTAGTTCTTAATTGAGATCGCTGATGCATTTACATGAACTCTCTTCCGCATCTTTGGTTATATATAGGCTGTGTACCGTATGCAGCCGCTTTTAGTTTCTTAAGAGTCCTTTTTATATCACTTCGCAGATTTTTCCAGAATACAGGTTTGACTGGCTGGTTCATGAATTCGTAAAGTCAATTTCCCAGGAACTTGGTCAGTAACCTAAAACTAGCACTGCATCGCGTGCATGTGTTTTATTTCTCAGTCAACCTTAAAGCTGAAAGTGTAAAAATATATCTACGCATTCTGTAGTGGCTTAACGTGTATATAGACCATTCATTTCTGCTTTTATCTTCATTTCCGCAGATTTTATACAGGAGGCTAAAAATTCAGAGAAAATTGCGACAAacttcaaaaataacaaaatgattACTGTTCCGACAGTGTTTTGGGTATGACTAAAGAATTTAGATgtcattgttttttttcctgATATGTCTTAGTCATGTTTAactttgttttcttaatcttaCTATCCATATTGATATTTCAGGAGTTCACAACCACTCAAGTCCTGACAATGCAATTCTGCAAGGGTTTCAAGGTAATGGCGTTCAACACAGAATCATTCATACGGTTTATATACAGAGTTAgctttttttattcttcattttGGCAATCTTGGTTAACCATATCCATCTCAAACATGCTAAATAGTTAGAAAAGCTATCCCAAACTATTTAAATTGTTAGAAAAGGCTATAGATATGAGATGTACTGAAAGCTTAGCAAAAgggaagaaaatgaaaaattattgaGTTTCCTAAATAATTACGATGTGTTGGAAATAGAAATTTTAGGGTTGATTAAACCGCTTAGAAGGCAATGGATCAGTTTAGTTATATTTACTCTTATAGCTGCCATCTTCTCGTGTAGACTCTACTTCTTGGATGTTGTACTAACTCGAATTTCCTTAGGTTTCAGGTTGACGATGTGGAAGCCATCAAAAGAACTAATTTGAGTCCAGAAAAGGTTCGTGACAGCTTCTTATGCAATTAATAAATTACAACTTTGGATTGTGGCAAGCATTAAGACCCGCCAAATATAATTTCGTTGCTGAAACACCGAAGCTTTTTTCCAATATTATATTATAGGTTGCTAAAGTGTTGGTGGAAGTGTTTGCTGAAATGATATTTGTTCACGGATTCATACATGGCGATCCGCATCCTGGAAATATACTAGTTTCTCCTGGAGGCCAGAATGGCTTCTCTCTAGGTACGTTTTGTGTTCGTAATTCTATTTTTGGGTCTTCACTAGTTCCAGACTCTCTAATCATAAAAACCTTCAAAATCATGGTTGGATAAAAAGTTCTGCTAGATCACGGAAACTGTAAGACATTGGATGAGGGATTCAGGCGGGACTTTTGTCGGTTGTGGGAGGCTTTGATTCTTCTAGACTCGACCAAAATACAGGAATTGGGAACACGGTTTGGGGTTGGACAATATGCCAAATTCTTCCCTGTCATCTTCACTGGAAGAACAAGTGAAAGGTACTTTCTTTCCCTCTGCAATAAAATCGAAACTGTTACACGATTTTGTGCTTATCCTTTGTTTCTGCATCTTCTTGGTGACAGCAAATCAGGACTGGGAAAAGGAATGTCTACCCAAGAGAGGCAAAAACTGAAGCAGGAGCTGAAGCTTTTGAGATTGGAAGACGTAACCACTTTCATGGGGTCTCTTCCACCTGACTTTCTCACCGTACTGCGAACAGAGTAAACTCCTCCCTCCTCCTTGGTTCTACTAGTAATTGAATCTGGAAACTGTTAAGTTTATCCATAGCTTTCGTTGTGCACAGTGGACTCATAAGGTCAATCACGTTGAAGTTGAGTGCTCCACAACGGGTGAGATTACTCGTTTATGCCAAATATGCGGTATATGGACTTGGCTATAACCCGACTTCTGAACCAGGTAACTGGATCCAGGAAACCTCTTGTGCTGTTACCATTACCCTTTTTCTGTTCTTATTCTCATCAATTTAGTGTCGAGTTGAAACTTTGAACATGTCTACCATTTTACAAGGATGAAGCTAAAATTTAGGTTTTGCTTTTTCTAGATTTTGTCGAGAAGTCGATATTCTCCAAATCGCTGATGTTAGTGAGCTACATCCGCTTACGTCTCATTCTGGGTAAAGAAACTACTAGTTACTTTCTAGATAATCAGTTATACTAATACTCTGTAAATTTCAAACTAATTCTATGGTTTCAGAGTTGATGGAACTCTTTCAAGGAATGAAGAAGCTGAAACATACCATCTATACTTTCTATGGACGAGTCGTCGACGGCGTCAGAAGAAGTGTAAAGGTAGCAAATGTTACATCCATTGTATGACTCTGGTTTATACGCTAGAGAAATTCGTTCAAAAAGAGTAGAAATAAGATCATCCATTCTTTGGCATTTGGTAATGTCACAGCTAGTTAGAACAGATAACACCATATATGTATGTGCGGCTAGCGATGCTAATAAAATCGCTAATATTGGAATCTTGTGATATCAAACAAGTTCAGTTGATTATGCTTTAAATCAGTAACTCATTTGGCAAGAATCATACGCACGGGTTTCTTTATATAACTTCTTTCCAGtatgttttttatttagatCTTCAAGCTGCTATTAGAATGATAAACGATGAACATTTGAAGTTTGCTAAGCTTACTCTCTCTTCGGCATTctatctttttttgtcaaccaaacTCTACATTAAATCGTGTTGATccgttttagttttttttttcacattttaCTGGgttgtgttatatatatatatctattctattaattcttcaacatgtccaattgatacgAAGTTGTgtccaattaatattttttcatgttATCTACTTAAAAAATAAACCATATATTGATTTAAACAAACTGTATCTGTAACTACTTTTTATCGGACACATATTTTGTAACTTCCTCTCCAAATTTACTGGTGACCACTTCTTTATATTAGTCAAACCAACAGATTATTAACCAAtagaagataaatatatttctactaGAAGGAAAATGTAACCGTATTCTACGgttctttgaaaattttgttacttTGAGATATACTAATAACGGTTGCATCACGTAAGTGTTTGGGTTCCTTTTTATAtgttacataatatatttactttttacaaTTTTAACAATTTATTGGTATGACCAACTGATATTAAGTATAACCAACTGATATTAGTTGGGTCCAACTCAAAATATAACTGTGTCTAAATGATTATTCATTTAAccactttaataaaataaatttgtaactTCTATAGAATACGTTAATTAATTTGTAACTGCATCTAATTGTTTCTTCATAAAATAATGATGTACATGTAATCACTATGTACTATCCCGCTACTCCTTAAAAACTGTCTGTTTTCAATGTATATAgttcaaaaaattaattaaaaagcaCCAAATTTGTAAATgcatcaatatattttatttaatcaaactaaaatctattatattaaatttggaacataatctattgatatatatatatttacttcaactattatttttctttatttaaagaaaaattaagggctctaaaataattagaatatatattttaattataacgTGGATTTTATATGTAGGTTGACGGGGCTTAACTGGTTTAAGccagttattaataaaatccaCAACCcgagttattaataaaatttaattttatgattgacgGGGCTTAACTGAtttaagtgaatttttaatagaaataaatattcatatgaactcatttagtttaacgggttttaaataagttattcgaataaaaatatttattaaatgtgattctaCTTAAAAGTTAGGGAAGACCATTTTAACCcaactacatatatatatatataacagaatatgttaaaaatattttctttaaacatttttcaaaaaatttgttcGGTTTTAGTTGCGGGTGGAGTTTCATATTAGTTTTCGAATGTAATAATTTAAGAACCGTTAGAGTATATAGAGTATGAgacttttatttttggaacaattgggatataaatattcttgactaaattatattaggtaactactaagtaaatataatatgttgcaaactttaggaataaagttttaaaatggtttCTGAAATACATATGGTACAAGTGTAAAGTTATGTAATTTGACATATTGAATATAGTCACCAaagtatattaaattaaataatattaaacactaaaataattataaaaacacaaaaattaaattaaattattaaaaaaaacataaaacaaaacatatacccgccctttgaagggcgggtcaaaatctagtattctattaaattaggaacataaaaatgaaattcCTAAGAGAATgcaaaacaaaaagtatatcCACCCTTCAAAAAGTGGGACAGAatctagtttttaattaaaacttagttgtgtttttttcttgttttctttgcgTAATCCTTTTGTTGATTATAACCATAATCTATATTGATGTGTGTGGAATTGTTTTGCTTCACTTTGATCGGTAATATTAGGAGATATTGCTGACTCATTAGTTTAGATAATGATACGTATATCATTAGATAAGTATAGATCTCTGCTTCATCTTTATGTGGTCGATTCTTCCTTGTAGAAATTGATGTACGATGGTTTGATGATAAAGAACAACATAACGATATTGATCTTGGCAGTAATACGTTTTAGCAAATGGACAGATTAGCTATCGTTTATCTACTGCTCCGTCTGTTTCAAAATAGTCAACTATTTGGTTGTATGTACAAGAATTAAACATCCACttcttttaaaaaactaaactgGAACTGATTCtgctaattttcaaaaaaatattataaatattcatacagttttttgataaaactaaaattaatataaaattataaaaatattaaaacttaggTAAATTCACATAAAAGTACTATAGCTTTATTACTGGAAATTTAGTTCTAGGTTTAAGTTTTCCTGTTTTAGCTGTAAAATTTTTGATGGATCAATTTGCTAACTAAGAGTCTCGGGAATCACTTCAACACGGATCAATAAAAAAGTGTGGATAATCaatgaaaaattatttgaaatctgCATAAGAAAGGGAAACATGtaacaatgttttgaaaatattatagcAGATGAAACAAATCGTTCTCAAAACGCAAACGTTCTCTCTTTTATTCCTTCAACTCTCACAAACCCACCAGATTAGACACTTATGACTAAGTCGTCGAATGTTTTTCTTAAGCGCCGAGTCTTGTTTTGAGCTCAGCCGCAACTGCATCGATGAACTCCTCCGTGTTGAGGTAAGTATCCCTCGAGAGCCTTGagcaaaacaaatcataaatcaATTAACGCCATCTTGATGAGAACATGAAACTTAAAAGGCAGTAGAAGAATAAGAAGTCCCGTTGACTTACTTTGAGCCGTGAATGATGAGCGCAAGATCTTTGGTCATTTTTCCAGACTCCACTGTACCAACACAAGCAGCTTCGAGCTTCTCAGTAAACTCCAAGAGTTTTGCGTTGTCATCCAGCTTAGCTCTGTTCAGAGAGATATTTGCATTCACATTATATAATCTGCCTCCTTAAACAAACAATTATCAAAGCGTCAAGGATAGCTCTCTAGCTACCTGTGTGCAAGTCCACGGGTCCAAGCAAAGATGGAGGCTATGCTGTTTGTGCTGGTCTCGCCACCTTTCTGGTGAACCCTGTAGTGACGGGTAACGGTTCCATGGGCTGCTTCAGCTTCAATTGTCTTCCCATCCGGGCAGACCTAATCAAGATAACACAACCTTTGTAAAGGCCGAGATTCAACAACTCAAAAGCAAACAGGTAACAGGACATCGTGTATACCAGAACAGATGTCATCAATCCAAGTGACCCGAATCCTTGTGCCAGGAAATCGCTCTGGACATCACCATCATAGTTTTTGCATGCCCACACATAGCCTCCCTCGCTCTTAAGAGCGTAAGCCACCATATCATCAATGAGACGGTGCTCATACCTAACCAATTCAATCATTTTAGATCCTTCCTCAATCAAAGGTAACATACATAAGGCGCTACTGAGAGAGATTCCAAGGATGAGTGGGTGACTCACCATATTCCAGCAGCTTCATACTTTGACTTCCAGCTGGCTTCATACACTTCCTGGAAGATGTCTTTGAATCTTCATATTAAAACGAAAAATGCAACCAACATCAAATATGGACAGAGCAAAAGGATAATATGGTgaaataaaccaaaaactaaCTGTCCACATACCTGCCATCGTATTTCTTAAGAATGGTGTTCTTTGTGCTAAGATAAAGTGGCCACTTTTTCTCATAAGCAGTGTTCATCGATGCGTCAGCAAAAGCACGGATGGACTGTATTTACAAGGACAAATATGCTATTTGATCACCAAAAAGTAACAAGTAGTTGTGATTGTAGTTGGAAGATAGAGAGTGCAAGTGTTACTACTATACCTCATCAGTGTTGTACATGGCCATAGCAACACCGCCTTCACCGGTAAATGTGAACACTTCAGTTTCAGTTTTCCCATCTTTTCCCTCTgaaaatcaaagaaattacAGTTTTTTATTGCAAAAGAAGAAAcgaaaaaaagatttcaaaattatacaCTGCCGAATGGTAGTAAAAGTTTACCGAAAGTCATAGTCAGTCTTCCTGGTCCCTTGATAACAGCATCAGTGGCACGGTACTGATCACCAAAAGCATGCCTTCCAATGCAGATTGGCTTTGTCCAGCCT comes from the Raphanus sativus cultivar WK10039 unplaced genomic scaffold, ASM80110v3 Scaffold3243, whole genome shotgun sequence genome and includes:
- the LOC108832929 gene encoding uncharacterized protein LOC108832929; this translates as MEFLRKFKFPARSKSPIFVFTITGLAITAVTSSAAVSVSRDSASVHHPNKIATAVEGVVRSSRAIYAITLTVADYKYSLRRVTSDSDEYIQRLTEVHSRSAKRILKLCESNKGFYVKAGQFVATLKLVPKEYSLALSSLQDQAVPCNFQDIKHVLTSNFGRNLSEIFLSFDEEPIAAASIAQVHHAVLKDHQEVAVKVQYPGLKQNMKLDTMIMSFLSKSVVKIFPEYRFDWLVHEFVKSISQELDFIQEAKNSEKIATNFKNNKMITVPTVFWEFTTTQVLTMQFCKGFKVDDVEAIKRTNLSPEKVAKVLVEVFAEMIFVHGFIHGDPHPGNILVSPGGQNGFSLVLLDHGNCKTLDEGFRRDFCRLWEALILLDSTKIQELGTRFGVGQYAKFFPVIFTGRTSESKSGLGKGMSTQERQKLKQELKLLRLEDVTTFMGSLPPDFLTVLRTDGLIRSITLKLSAPQRVRLLVYAKYAVYGLGYNPTSEPDFVEKSIFSKSLMLVSYIRLRLILELMELFQGMKKLKHTIYTFYGRVVDGVRRSVKVANVTSIV
- the LOC108832928 gene encoding cytosolic isocitrate dehydrogenase [NADP], giving the protein MAFEKIKVANPIVEMDGDEMTRVIWKSIKDKLITPFVELDIKYFDLGLPHRDATDDKVTIESAEATKKYNVAIKCATITPDEGRVTEFGLKQMWRSPNGTIRNILNGTVFREPILCKNVPKLVPGWTKPICIGRHAFGDQYRATDAVIKGPGRLTMTFEGKDGKTETEVFTFTGEGGVAMAMYNTDESIRAFADASMNTAYEKKWPLYLSTKNTILKKYDGRFKDIFQEVYEASWKSKYEAAGIWYEHRLIDDMVAYALKSEGGYVWACKNYDGDVQSDFLAQGFGSLGLMTSVLVCPDGKTIEAEAAHGTVTRHYRVHQKGGETSTNSIASIFAWTRGLAHRAKLDDNAKLLEFTEKLEAACVGTVESGKMTKDLALIIHGSKLSRDTYLNTEEFIDAVAAELKTRLGA